The Raoultibacter phocaeensis genome includes a window with the following:
- a CDS encoding DHA2 family efflux MFS transporter permease subunit — MDRPPETPDPTVVGTAPLRNEDSPIESGMPKRRRTIVLATMMVGTFIASLSQSMLIAALPTIMVQFGVDATLGQLLTTSYIFTLGLISAMTAALIGKFNTKYLFMIAMTVFVAGCAAALVAPNYWLLLAARLLQAGGAGVALPLVQVVALSVYPKEQYGRAMGMVGLIIGFAPAIGPTVSGFMIDLWGWKSIFIILGSIVAVIILVSVFVLRDAAEHERERFDTLSAMLYTVGFVCFMVGVTAVESLGLDDVRAYIPSILGTVALVVFARRQFVIDNPLLKLCCLKNRQFGIATVLVVVTQVALMVGAIMVPLFVQDIQGKSATASGLTILPGAMLLGFLNPLTGRLLDKYGARPLIAVGCTLLILGTLVFVKLGTGVPAWIVTVTYGIRIIGVACLMMPMTAYGCAALPSDDLAQGTAIMTSFRQIFGAIGSSILVSVMAGNAEASTGIDLFGFGVSFEVQAAIVFVGLVVGLAFVPHKRKTVPKNA, encoded by the coding sequence ATGGACCGTCCACCTGAAACACCGGATCCGACCGTCGTCGGTACTGCCCCTTTGCGCAATGAGGATTCCCCCATCGAATCCGGTATGCCCAAACGCAGGCGGACGATCGTGCTTGCCACGATGATGGTCGGCACGTTTATCGCATCGCTTTCGCAAAGCATGCTCATTGCGGCTCTGCCCACCATCATGGTGCAGTTCGGTGTCGATGCGACACTCGGACAGTTGCTTACCACGTCCTACATCTTCACGCTCGGGCTGATATCGGCCATGACGGCGGCACTTATCGGCAAGTTCAACACGAAGTACCTCTTCATGATCGCCATGACCGTTTTCGTAGCAGGGTGTGCGGCGGCGCTCGTCGCTCCCAATTACTGGCTTTTGCTCGCTGCGCGCCTGCTGCAGGCGGGGGGAGCGGGTGTGGCGCTTCCGCTTGTGCAAGTGGTGGCGTTGTCGGTCTATCCGAAAGAACAGTATGGGCGCGCTATGGGCATGGTGGGCCTCATCATCGGCTTTGCGCCCGCCATTGGGCCGACGGTTTCCGGATTCATGATCGATCTGTGGGGATGGAAGTCGATTTTCATCATTCTCGGGTCAATCGTTGCCGTCATCATCCTCGTATCGGTGTTCGTGCTGCGCGATGCTGCCGAACACGAACGGGAGCGATTCGATACGCTTTCGGCCATGCTCTACACCGTCGGGTTCGTGTGCTTCATGGTGGGGGTGACCGCGGTGGAGTCGCTCGGACTCGACGACGTTCGCGCCTACATCCCCTCTATTCTCGGAACGGTTGCACTCGTCGTGTTTGCCCGGCGGCAGTTCGTCATCGATAATCCGCTGCTCAAGCTTTGCTGTCTGAAAAACCGTCAATTCGGCATCGCGACGGTGCTTGTGGTGGTCACGCAGGTGGCGTTGATGGTAGGCGCGATCATGGTGCCGTTGTTCGTGCAGGACATCCAAGGCAAAAGCGCAACGGCCTCGGGTCTGACCATCTTGCCGGGTGCTATGCTGCTCGGATTCCTCAACCCGCTTACGGGTCGCCTTCTCGACAAGTACGGCGCCCGGCCCCTCATCGCCGTCGGATGCACGCTGCTTATTCTGGGGACGCTTGTGTTCGTGAAGCTCGGGACGGGCGTTCCTGCATGGATCGTAACGGTAACGTACGGCATCCGCATCATCGGGGTCGCATGTCTCATGATGCCGATGACGGCGTACGGATGCGCCGCGTTGCCGAGCGACGACCTTGCGCAAGGCACCGCGATCATGACATCGTTTCGTCAGATATTCGGTGCGATCGGAAGCTCGATCCTCGTGTCGGTCATGGCGGGCAACGCCGAAGCATCGACGGGGATCGATTTGTTCGGATTCGGCGTGAGTTTCGAGGTTCAGGCTGCTATCGTGTTCGTTGGACTTGTCGTGGGGCTCGCTTTCGTCCCGCATAAGCGAAAGACTGTACCCAAGAACGCCTGA
- a CDS encoding sugar O-acetyltransferase has protein sequence MNNDMHPARERLASGEWCDVADPLMGRDLEHARAVACRFNTDQSLTTDQRTDLLRDVFGSIGEGVTLSLGLWFDFGYNIHIGKGSFVNFNAVFLDGAPIVLGNDVWVGPNVTFSTPMHPLLAEERVPFSDETGDHFYERCEPITVGDNVWIAANVTINPGVTIGEGVVIGSGSVVTKDIPARTIAYGNPCRPVREITEADRIGLRL, from the coding sequence ATGAACAACGATATGCATCCGGCGCGCGAGCGCCTGGCATCCGGCGAATGGTGCGATGTGGCCGATCCCCTGATGGGTCGCGATCTCGAGCATGCCCGTGCGGTTGCATGCCGATTCAATACCGACCAAAGCCTGACAACCGACCAGCGAACCGATCTTCTGCGCGACGTGTTCGGATCGATCGGCGAGGGAGTGACGCTTTCGCTTGGGCTCTGGTTCGATTTCGGCTACAACATACACATCGGCAAAGGGAGCTTCGTCAATTTTAACGCAGTGTTTCTCGACGGTGCCCCGATTGTGCTCGGCAACGACGTATGGGTCGGGCCGAATGTCACGTTTTCGACGCCGATGCATCCTTTGCTTGCCGAAGAGCGCGTGCCGTTCTCCGACGAGACGGGAGATCACTTCTACGAGCGTTGCGAGCCCATTACGGTGGGCGATAACGTGTGGATCGCCGCAAACGTTACGATCAACCCGGGCGTGACCATCGGCGAGGGCGTCGTGATCGGATCGGGCAGCGTTGTCACCAAGGACATCCCTGCGCGTACGATCGCATACGGTAATCCATGTCGCCCCGTCCGCGAGATCACCGAAGCGGATCGGATCGGGTTGAGGCTGTGA
- a CDS encoding type II toxin-antitoxin system death-on-curing family toxin, translating into MKRDWRYLELSEVIAVHEYLLDQFGGSEGVRDTDLLESALAQPRQTFDGEDLYQTSAEKAARYAFGIVNNHPFVDGNKRTGAACLGMFLRGNDVRFKPRGDDLYRTIIAVADGSLSYNEFVAWVEAVIG; encoded by the coding sequence ATGAAACGGGATTGGAGGTATCTCGAATTATCGGAAGTCATCGCGGTCCATGAGTACCTGCTTGATCAATTTGGCGGTTCCGAAGGAGTTCGGGATACCGATCTGTTGGAGTCTGCTCTCGCCCAACCGCGCCAAACGTTCGATGGGGAAGACCTGTATCAAACATCAGCGGAGAAAGCTGCACGCTACGCATTTGGAATAGTGAACAACCATCCTTTTGTCGACGGTAACAAACGGACAGGGGCAGCTTGTCTCGGCATGTTCCTCCGAGGCAACGACGTACGGTTCAAGCCACGAGGCGATGATTTGTATCGTACGATCATCGCTGTTGCCGACGGGTCTCTTTCGTACAACGAGTTCGTCGCGTGGGTCGAAGCCGTCATAGGGTAA
- a CDS encoding MATE family efflux transporter, translating to MDETLDGPIGKQFARYVSLNVFGMIAMSVYILADTFFIANGVGADGLAALNFAIVIWTIMQATGLMLGIGGATKFQVFKSQGNTGAASRTFSNAVMLALVAAAVYLVAVNVFATPISHGLGADADTLELTSTYLRVIFCFAPFFLMNNVLLPFVRNDGSPQLAMAGMILGSMANILLDYLFIMVFEWGMFGAAFATGIAPILSMAVLSIHFIKRKNTFTFVKTRPDFSLMRSIAALGISSFIVEITGGVVLFIFNLIILSFEGNTGVAAYGIVANLAFVATALFVGTAQGIQPLASHNYAQGHTGNLNKVLRYTLLTALVISVLVIAVVWLFADPLAAAFNRDNDPRLTALAADGMRIYFVGYLFAGANIVAAAFFSAVEEPARGLAISIVRGFVAIVAFVFVLAALFGMTGVWATFPAAEAATACLTAFFLVRFVRKRGVRRAG from the coding sequence GTGGATGAGACGTTGGATGGTCCGATAGGCAAGCAATTCGCGCGCTACGTTTCGCTCAACGTGTTCGGTATGATCGCCATGTCGGTCTACATTCTCGCCGACACGTTTTTCATCGCAAACGGGGTGGGGGCCGACGGCCTCGCCGCGCTCAACTTCGCCATTGTCATCTGGACTATCATGCAGGCCACTGGACTCATGCTCGGCATCGGAGGCGCGACGAAGTTCCAGGTGTTCAAATCACAGGGAAACACAGGTGCTGCAAGCCGTACGTTTTCAAACGCGGTTATGCTCGCCCTTGTTGCCGCCGCGGTATACCTTGTGGCGGTGAATGTGTTCGCCACCCCGATCTCGCATGGCCTCGGTGCCGATGCCGATACGCTGGAGCTTACGAGCACATACCTCCGGGTCATCTTTTGTTTTGCGCCGTTCTTCCTCATGAACAACGTGCTTTTGCCCTTCGTGCGCAACGACGGCAGCCCGCAGCTTGCGATGGCCGGCATGATCCTCGGAAGCATGGCGAACATTCTGCTCGATTACCTGTTCATCATGGTGTTCGAGTGGGGTATGTTCGGTGCGGCGTTTGCGACAGGCATCGCCCCCATCCTCAGCATGGCAGTGCTTTCCATCCACTTCATCAAGCGCAAAAACACGTTCACGTTTGTAAAAACAAGGCCCGATTTCTCCTTGATGAGAAGCATTGCGGCGCTAGGCATCTCGTCGTTCATCGTCGAAATCACGGGCGGCGTCGTGTTGTTCATCTTCAACCTCATCATCCTTTCATTCGAAGGGAACACGGGCGTCGCCGCCTATGGAATCGTGGCAAATCTGGCGTTCGTCGCCACAGCGCTGTTCGTGGGCACGGCGCAGGGTATCCAGCCGCTTGCTTCGCACAACTACGCGCAGGGCCATACGGGCAATCTGAACAAGGTGCTGCGGTATACGCTTCTGACTGCACTTGTTATCTCGGTGCTCGTCATCGCAGTGGTATGGCTGTTTGCCGATCCGCTTGCGGCGGCGTTCAACCGCGATAACGATCCTCGTCTCACCGCGCTGGCTGCGGACGGCATGCGCATATACTTCGTCGGCTACCTGTTCGCGGGTGCGAACATCGTTGCGGCCGCGTTCTTCAGCGCGGTCGAGGAGCCTGCGCGCGGGCTCGCCATATCGATCGTGCGCGGGTTCGTCGCCATCGTCGCGTTCGTGTTCGTGCTTGCTGCGCTGTTCGGAATGACAGGCGTGTGGGCCACGTTTCCGGCAGCGGAGGCTGCAACCGCGTGTTTGACGGCCTTTTTCCTCGTGAGGTTTGTGCGCAAGAGGGGCGTGCGCCGTGCTGGGTAG
- a CDS encoding M48 family metallopeptidase: MHADKKAEKHARAGRQAGAGAAQRTASGAARRAGAGAKLGERAIEVNGMPVALTVKRIKNVNLRVKPDGSIAVSAPPWVSDAQIASFVTEKQGWIEARRQAHAASPYGLAHEATPDEVLAWRAAVKAAVPSLVATWEPVMGVRAGKLAYRNMTSRWGSCNPKTGRICINVQLAKYPPECLEYVVVHELCHLLERGHGPRFKALMDAYLPDWRERRAKLRG; this comes from the coding sequence ATGCACGCGGACAAAAAAGCGGAGAAGCATGCGCGTGCAGGCAGGCAAGCGGGGGCGGGCGCGGCTCAACGCACCGCTTCAGGTGCAGCCAGGCGTGCGGGCGCGGGGGCGAAACTTGGCGAGCGCGCGATCGAGGTGAACGGTATGCCCGTGGCCCTTACGGTGAAGCGCATCAAGAACGTGAATCTTCGGGTGAAGCCCGATGGAAGCATTGCGGTGTCGGCGCCGCCGTGGGTCTCCGATGCTCAGATCGCCTCGTTCGTCACCGAGAAGCAAGGCTGGATCGAAGCGCGCAGGCAGGCACATGCCGCGTCGCCGTACGGCCTTGCGCACGAAGCGACTCCCGACGAGGTGTTGGCATGGCGTGCGGCGGTGAAGGCCGCGGTGCCGAGCCTTGTGGCAACGTGGGAGCCGGTTATGGGCGTGCGCGCGGGCAAGCTCGCGTACCGGAACATGACGAGCCGATGGGGCAGCTGCAATCCGAAAACGGGCCGCATCTGCATCAACGTGCAGCTTGCGAAGTATCCGCCGGAGTGTTTGGAGTACGTGGTCGTTCACGAGCTGTGCCACTTGCTCGAGCGCGGACACGGGCCGCGGTTCAAGGCGCTCATGGATGCGTATCTTCCCGATTGGCGCGAACGGAGAGCGAAGCTGCGCGGATAG
- a CDS encoding type II toxin-antitoxin system prevent-host-death family antitoxin, which yields MPISVTATEVARDFNGVMEKVRVAGSVTVFKNSRPIAQIIPIEAAKPDQEEGRTADMVDVAKGFIDEYADVFAELAK from the coding sequence ATGCCTATCAGCGTCACCGCGACGGAAGTCGCCCGCGATTTCAACGGAGTAATGGAAAAGGTGCGGGTGGCAGGAAGCGTAACGGTTTTCAAGAACAGCCGCCCTATCGCTCAGATCATCCCGATCGAAGCCGCGAAACCCGATCAGGAAGAGGGAAGGACTGCCGACATGGTAGACGTAGCTAAAGGTTTTATCGATGAGTACGCAGACGTTTTTGCCGAGCTTGCAAAATGA
- a CDS encoding alpha/beta hydrolase has product MHREFTKTAHDNVLLCGRLDAPDDPKAIVVIVHGLCEHYGRYDYLTGKLNDAGYAVVRFDHRGHGRSMGKLVFFRDREEIVKDTELFVSAAREAYPDLLVYMIGHSMGGFGAASFGTAHPGELAGYVLSGAWTRDHKGLAANVDEGMPDDAYLPNELGDGVCSDPAVVKAYCEDAFVAKEMSVGLLRAVHDGHTWLKEHAGDFIDPVILLHGGNDGLVDPLDSLDMFEEVSSTDKSLRVYAGLCHEIFNEFDRDQVIRDAIEWLDREAGMADS; this is encoded by the coding sequence ATGCACAGAGAGTTCACCAAAACAGCCCACGACAACGTTCTTCTTTGCGGAAGACTCGATGCTCCCGACGATCCGAAAGCAATCGTCGTCATCGTACACGGTTTGTGCGAGCATTACGGCCGGTACGACTACCTCACAGGCAAGCTCAACGATGCCGGATACGCCGTTGTGCGCTTCGATCATCGGGGCCACGGCCGATCGATGGGCAAGCTGGTATTCTTCCGCGACCGCGAGGAAATCGTGAAAGACACTGAACTGTTCGTCAGCGCTGCCCGCGAAGCGTATCCCGATCTTCTCGTGTACATGATCGGCCACTCGATGGGCGGGTTCGGTGCGGCGAGCTTCGGCACCGCGCACCCAGGCGAACTTGCCGGATACGTGCTTTCGGGCGCATGGACGCGTGACCACAAAGGGCTTGCAGCCAATGTCGATGAAGGGATGCCCGACGACGCGTACCTGCCCAACGAGCTCGGCGATGGCGTATGCTCTGATCCGGCGGTCGTGAAGGCGTATTGCGAGGATGCATTTGTGGCCAAGGAGATGTCGGTCGGCCTGTTACGCGCCGTGCACGACGGTCATACCTGGCTTAAAGAACACGCGGGGGATTTCATTGACCCGGTGATCCTGCTGCACGGCGGAAACGACGGCCTCGTTGACCCGCTAGATAGCCTCGACATGTTCGAAGAGGTTTCCTCAACCGACAAATCGCTGCGCGTCTACGCGGGCCTCTGCCACGAGATTTTCAACGAGTTCGATCGCGACCAGGTTATCCGGGATGCGATCGAGTGGCTCGATCGAGAAGCCGGTATGGCGGACTCATAG
- the rsmI gene encoding 16S rRNA (cytidine(1402)-2'-O)-methyltransferase, which yields MTSTGKLIICPTPLGNLGDMTDRALRALQNADVVCAEDTRVTGKLLAAFGIKKRLERLDEQALSTQADRIVGRVEHGETIVYASDAGMPGVSDPGLRLVRAAQDAGVGVEVLPGPTAVATAYVASGTASPRFYFGGFFPRKAAERTEALTRLKSLDAALIFYESPKRLASTLTAIAEAFPEREVAVCRELTKLHEEVVRMPSVEVARLFEARERDAAIKGEIVIVIGGPSEREAVADEKEALEAARMRAEELRHEGGFTKKDITAALQREFGISRNDAYGIAIG from the coding sequence ATGACGAGCACAGGCAAGCTCATCATCTGCCCGACACCGCTGGGAAACCTCGGCGACATGACCGATCGCGCCCTTAGGGCGCTGCAAAACGCCGATGTCGTCTGCGCTGAGGATACGCGCGTCACGGGCAAGCTGCTTGCCGCCTTCGGCATCAAGAAACGGCTCGAACGCCTCGATGAACAGGCGCTGTCGACGCAGGCCGACCGTATCGTTGGGAGAGTGGAGCACGGCGAGACGATCGTGTACGCAAGCGATGCGGGTATGCCGGGGGTTTCGGATCCGGGACTTCGACTCGTGCGGGCTGCTCAGGACGCAGGCGTTGGCGTCGAAGTGCTGCCGGGCCCGACTGCCGTTGCGACCGCGTACGTGGCAAGCGGCACAGCGAGCCCCCGTTTCTACTTCGGGGGGTTCTTTCCCCGCAAAGCCGCTGAACGCACCGAAGCGCTCACCAGGCTCAAAAGTCTCGATGCCGCGCTCATCTTCTACGAAAGCCCGAAGCGGCTCGCCTCGACGCTCACCGCGATCGCCGAAGCGTTCCCCGAACGCGAGGTTGCGGTATGCCGTGAGCTCACCAAGCTCCACGAGGAGGTCGTGCGCATGCCTTCGGTTGAGGTCGCTCGCCTATTCGAAGCGCGCGAGCGCGACGCGGCCATTAAGGGCGAGATCGTCATCGTCATCGGCGGTCCGAGCGAGCGCGAAGCGGTGGCCGACGAAAAAGAGGCGCTCGAGGCAGCCAGAATGCGGGCGGAAGAGCTCAGGCACGAAGGCGGTTTCACCAAAAAGGACATCACGGCGGCGCTTCAGCGGGAGTTCGGCATTTCCCGCAACGACGCGTACGGAATTGCGATCGGGTAG